Proteins encoded together in one Epinephelus lanceolatus isolate andai-2023 chromosome 4, ASM4190304v1, whole genome shotgun sequence window:
- the eif4g1b gene encoding eukaryotic translation initiation factor 4 gamma 1 isoform X2: MNKAPQPITGPPSNPHPAPSPGLSQPSFPPGQPPSVVFATPPPQMNPTPQARQFAPGPRPIHQQGSFRSLQPYYANRASLPPSSGPRGVPPSSGPRPVTPTHVYQPGPGSQMMMIPGQQLPFPSSPQGPAYFIPGQYRSATYVATPQQYPVPAGTPGFYPGTSPAEYAGAYYPAQPQFTPSVQAAPVIMNPAPQQQQPPPQPPQHIHTKRERKQIRIRDPNQGGRDITEEIMSGGRSGSTPTPPQSAISGSESTAVVQANGESVTAAATSAVVRPDDRGKPTPPPLSKTPELAKGDHIPTEATSSDTNTKPPTPPLLSEAEDVPLNTSPTPAPSAPVADVMDAPPPPREPTPPLPSAPEVPAYPAPLPDPVPTSAAQDKTDKKFTEAKEEEEVKEEEAEAEEAAASLDTPLAPPSTTNGVAEVEPERLSVHLPPSHLDAPLESPIAQPEELCLPNGLPLPAPQDPEVPVACATERDDSPIAEPEINEQQVIQTCTAITQAAPTPVVQATPAPVDQPAPAPAPAPAPAPAPAPAPAVQEIPADPVVQAAPAQPEVQDPVPPVALDVKEDTPVPQSTAKEEKPSPAETVSIPDSAPETVPTPPPPTAEEREDTPPPQTVTPALVETTMQAAVSVPKKKRKMKDLNKKEAVGDLLDAFKEEQVVTPPEPEPAPAPAPAPETQPPAASPPAPEEADLTWEDKEDKLDAENIQPDPKSTDTDKKYQYKEEQWKPINTEEKKQYDREFLLGFQFISASMNKPEGLPAISDVVLDKANKTPLRQLDPSRLTGMNCGPDFTPSFANLGRPGMGGGGRGPPPGMGMGVGGQRRSQQMQRKEPRKIITSMSLSDDVQLNKAEKAWKPSTKKARARGAEEEDNDAENLKTQDLFKRVRSILNKLTPQKFQQLMKQVTELTIDTEERLKGVIDLTFEKAISEPDFSVAYANMCRCLMGLKVQTTDKPGATVNFRKLLLNRCQKEFEKDKDDDEIFEKKQKELEAASVAEEKQRLIDELQEAKDKARRRSLGNIKFIGELFKLKMLTEVIMHDCIVKLLKNHDEESLECLCRLLSTIGKDLDFEKAKPRMDQYFNQMEKIIKERKTSSRIRFMLQDVLDLRRNNWVPRRGDQGPKTIDQIHKDAELEEHREQMKVQQALISKKEPSGGPGGRMGGGGPGGRGGPHTPGRGAPPQDEGWNTVPISKNRPIDTSRLSKITKTPVLDFNNQLLAPGGKGTWGSWGKGSSGGTSAKPADTGAEPGGRPATSTLNRFSALQQPSSSSGSSLDSDRRVPQRNSSSRDRSDRFDRSDRGSDRFDRRDDRRDDRDRNRLQVTKRSFSRENEERSREREQRGSADPVRRVASMTDDRGSRERARSKENVKRETAATPPPPQTPTKPALTEEELNKKSTAIIEEYLHINDMKEALQCVQELSSTQLLYVFVRNGLESTLERSTIAREHMGLLLQQLIKNNILPTQQYFNGLQEILEVAEDMAIDIPHIWLYLAELITPMLHEGGIPMGELFREISKPLIPLGKAGVLLVQILTLLCKEMSHKKAGTMWREAGLRWKDFLPEDVDVNKFVTEKNVEFTLGDESEESKKKELSSAELTKQLDRLIHEKADNQRIFDWIEANLDEQQSSSNMFVRALMTCICQSAVICENPYKVDGEQIKQRAKVLQKYLKDEQKELQALYALQALMVQMEQPANLLRMFFDTLYDEDVIKEEAFYKWESSKDPAEQQGKGVALKSVTAFFTWLREAEDESDNS, from the exons CACCCCAGGCTTCTACCCAGGCACCAGCCCCGCTGAATATG CAGGGGCCTACTACCCCGCCCAGCCTCAGTTCACCCCCTCGGTGCAGGCGGCACCCGTCATTATGAACCCAGCCCCTCAACAGCAGCAACCACCTCCTCAGCCTCCACAGCACATCCACACCAAGCGCGAACGGAAACAG ATCAGAATAAGAGACCCTAACCAAGGAGGTCGAGATATTACAGAGGAGATTATGTCAGGGGGCCGCAGTGGCTCTACCCCAACCCCACCACAG TCAGCCATATCGGGATCAGAAAGTACAGCTGTAGTCCAGGCCAACGGTGAGAGCGTCACAGCTGCTGCTACATCAGCAGTGGTTAGACCAG ATGACAGAGGGAAACCTACGCCCCCTCCTCTGTCAAAGACCCCTGAACTTGCGAAGGGCGACCACATCCCCACAGAGGCTACCTCCTCTGACACGAACACTAAGCCCCCCACACCCCCACTACTATCAGAAGCAGAGGACGTCCCTCTCAACACTAGCCCCACTCCTGCACCCAGTGCTCCTGTTGCAGATGTAATGGatgctcctccacctccaagGGAACCCACCCCGCCCCTCCCGTCAGCGCCTGAGGTGCCTGCCTACCCCGCACCTCTCCCTGACCCTGTCCCCACATCTGCTGCACAAGACAAAACAGACAAGAAATTCacagaggcaaaggaggaggaggaggtgaaagaGGAAGAGGCTGAAGCAGAAGAGGCAGCTGCCTCTTTGGACACGCCCCTTGCACCTCCCTCCACCACTAACGGTGTGGCAGAGGTGGAGCCAGAAAGGCTGTCAGTCCACTTGCCACCCAGTCACCTGGATGCTCCCCTGGAGTCTCCCATTGCACAGCCGGAGGAGCTCTGCCTCCCCAACGGCCTGCCGCTGCCAGCCCCTCAAGACCCCGAGGTGCCCGTCGCCTGTGCAACTGAGCGTGACGACAGCCCCATCGCTGAGCCTGAGATCAATGAGCAGCAGGTCATACAGACCTGCACAGCCATCACTCAGGCAGCGCCTACACCTGTTGTCCAAGCCACACCGGCACCTGTAGATCAGCCTGcacctgctcctgctcctgctcctgcacctgcacctgctCCTGCCCCCGCACCCGCTGTTCAGGAGATTCCTGCTGATCCAGTTGTCCAGGCAGCACCTGCCCAGCCTGAAGTACAGGACCCAGTTCCTCCAGTCGCCCTGGATGTTAAAGAAGATACCCCAGTGCCCCAGTCCACCGCCAAGGAAGAGAAGCCATCTCCTGCAGAGACGGTTTCCATACCTGACAGCGCCCCAGAAACAGTGCCCACTCCTCCCCCTCCCacagcagaggagagggaggacaCCCCTCCTCCCCAGACGGTTACCCCTGCCCTTGTAGAAACTACTATGCAAG CCGCTGTGTCTGTgccaaagaaaaagaggaagatgaaggaTCTGAACAAAAAGGAGGCTGTAGGAGACCTCCTGGATGCCTTTAAAGAG GAGCAAGTCGTGACTCCCCCGGAGCCCGAGCCGGCCCCGGCCCCTGCCCCAGCGCCAGAGACCCAGCCCcctgctgcttctcctcctGCCCCAGAGGAGGCGGACCTGACCTGGGAGGACAAGGAGGACAAGCTGGATGCTGAGAACATTCAGCCAGATCCCAAGTCGACTGACACTGACAAGAAGTACCAGTACAAAGAGG AACAATGGAAGCCGATCaacacagaggagaagaaaCAATACGACAGAGAGTTTCTTCTGGGCTTCCAGTTCATCTCAGCCAGTATGAACAAGCCTGAGGGTCTGCCAGCCATCAGTGATGTTGTCCTGGACAAG GCTAATAAGACCCCTCTGCGTCAACTGGACCCCAGTCGTCTAACAGGAATGAACTGTGGCCCTGACTTTACACCCTCCTTCGCCAACCTCGGCAGGCCTGGCATGGGAGGAGGCGGCAGAGGACCG CCTCCAGGTATGGGCATGGGCGTTGGCGGTCAACGTCGCTCTCAGCAAATGCAGAGGAAAGAGCCGAGGAAAATCATCACCAGCATGTCACTCAGCGATGACGTGCAGCTGAACAAAGCAGAGAAGGCTTGGAAACCTTCAACGAAAAAGGCTCGCGCTCGcggagcagaggaagaggacaaCGATGCAGAGAACCTTAAGACCCAGGATCTGTTTAAACGGGTTCGCAGTATCCTCAACAAACTGACCCCCCAAAAGTTTCAACAGCTAATGAAACAGGTGACGGAACTGACTATTGACACTGAGGAGAGATTGAAAGGAGTCATTGATCTTACTTTCGAAAAGGCCATCTCCGAGCCAGACTTTTCGGTGGCCTATGCCAACATGTGCCGCTGCCTTATGGGG CTTAAAGTCCAAACCACAGATAAGCCGGGAGCCACTGTGAATTTCCGCAAGCTGCTACTAAATCGATGCCAGAAGGAGTTTGAGAAGGATAAAGATGACGACGAGATCTttgagaagaagcagaaggagCTGGAGGCTGCCTCAGTG GCGGAGGAGAAGCAGCGGCTCATCGATGAGCTACAAGAGGCCAAAGACAAGGCCAGGAGGCGCTCACTGGGCAACATCAAGTTCATTGGCGAGCTGTTCAAGCTTAAAATGCTCACAGAGGTCATCATGCATGACTGCATTGTAAAGCTGCTCAAAAACCACGATGAAGAGTCCCTGGAGTGCCTGTGTAGACTGTTGTCCACCATCGGCAAGGACCTAGACTTCGAGAAGGCAaag CCTCGCATGGACCAGTACTTCAATCAGatggagaaaataataaagGAGAGGAAGACCTCCTCCCGTATCCGCTTCATGCTGCAGGATGTGCTGGACCTTCGACGG AACAACTGGGTGCCCCGGCGAGGCGACCAGGGCCCCAAGACCATCGACCAGATCCACAAAGACGCTGAGCTGGAGGAGCACAGGGAGCAAATGAAGGTGCAGCAAGCCCTCATCTCCAAGAAGGAGCCCAGTGGTGGCCCTGGAGGCAGGATGGGTGGAGGAGGTCCCGGGGGTCGTGGGGGCCCTCACACCCCAGGCCGTGGAGCTCCTCCCCAGGACGAGGGCTGGAATACAGTGCCTATCTCCAAGAACCGACCTATTGACACCTCTCGCCTTAGCAAAATCACTAAG ACTCCTGTTCTTGACTTCAACAATCAGTTGCTCGCCCCAGGAGGTAAAGGTACATGGGGGAGCTGGGGTAAGGGCAGCAGCGGTGGCACCAGTGCCAAACCTGCAGATACTG GTGCAGAGCCAGGCGGCCGTCCAGCCACCAGCACACTGAACAGATTTTCAGCCTTACAGCAGCCGTCGTCCTCTTCAGGCTCGTCCCTGGACTCAGACAGACGAGTTCCTCAGAG AAACAGCTCAAGTCGAGACCGCAGCGATCGCTTCGACCGCTCTGATCGTGGCAGCGACCGTTTTGACAGACGGGACGACCGGCGGGACGACCGTGACCGAAATCGGCTGCAGGTCACCAAGCGCAGCTTCAGCCGGGAGAACGAAGAGCGGAGCCGGGAGAGAGAGCAACGTGGGTCGGCTGATCCTGTACGCCGAGTAGCGAGCATGACGGACGACagaggcagcagagagagagccaGGAGCAAAGAGAATG TGAAACGGGAGACAGCTGccacccctccacctcctcagaCCCCCACCAAGCCTGCCTTGACCGAGGAAGAGCTGAACAAGAAGTCCACAGCCATTATCGAGGAGTACCTCCATATAAATGACATGAAG GAGGCTCTCCAGTGTGTGCAGGAGTTGAGCAGCACTCAGCTACTGTACGTGTTCGTACGAAACGGACTGGAGTCGACGCTGGAGCGCAGCACCATCGCCAGGGAGCACATGGGCCTGCTTCTGCAGCAGCTCATTAAGAACAACATCCTCCCCACACAGCAGTACTTTAATGG GCTTCAGGAAATCCTGGAGGTGGCTGAAGACATGGCGATAGACATCCCCCACATCTGGCTGTACCTGGCAGAGCTGATCACTCCCATGCTCCATGAGGGAGGCATCCCTATGGGAGAACTTTTCAG GGAGATTTCAAAGCCTTTAATTCCTCTGGGAAAAGCTGGAGTGCTGCTGGTCCAGATCCTCACTTTACTCTGCAAAGAAATG AGCCATAAAAAGGCGGGCACAATGTGGAGGGAGGCTGGCCTCCGGTGGAAAGACTTCCTCCCAGAGGATGTAGACGTCAACAAGTTTGTGACAGAAAAG AATGTGGAGTTCACACTGGGCGACGAGTCAGAGGAGAGCAAAAAGAAGGAACTGAGCTCTGCAGAGCTGACCAAACAGCTGGACAGACTGATCCATGAAAAGGCCGACAACCAGAGGATCTTTGACTGGATTGAG GCCAACCTCGACGAGCAGCAGAGCTCCTCCAACATGTTTGTCAGAGCTCTGATGACCTGCATCTGCCAGTCAGCCGTCATCT GTGAGAACCCCTACAAGGTGGACGGCGAGCAGATCAAGCAGAGGGCCAAGGTGCTGCAGAAATACCTGAAGGACGAACAGAAGGAGCTGCAGGCTCTGTATGccctgcaggccctgatggtgcaGATGGAGCAACCTGCCA ATCTCCTGCGGATGTTCTTTGACACCCTTTACGACGAGGACGTGATCAAAGAGGAGGCATTCTACAAGTGGGAGTCCAGCAAAGACCCCGCTGAGCAGCAGGGCAAGGGCGTGGCCCTCAAGTCCGTCACCGCCTTCTTCACTTGGCTCCGCGAGGCCGAGGACGAGTCGGACAACAGCTAG
- the eif4g1b gene encoding eukaryotic translation initiation factor 4 gamma 1 isoform X6, whose product MNPAPQQQQPPPQPPQHIHTKRERKQIRIRDPNQGGRDITEEIMSGGRSGSTPTPPQSAISGSESTAVVQANGESVTAAATSAVVRPDDRGKPTPPPLSKTPELAKGDHIPTEATSSDTNTKPPTPPLLSEAEDVPLNTSPTPAPSAPVADVMDAPPPPREPTPPLPSAPEVPAYPAPLPDPVPTSAAQDKTDKKFTEAKEEEEVKEEEAEAEEAAASLDTPLAPPSTTNGVAEVEPERLSVHLPPSHLDAPLESPIAQPEELCLPNGLPLPAPQDPEVPVACATERDDSPIAEPEINEQQVIQTCTAITQAAPTPVVQATPAPVDQPAPAPAPAPAPAPAPAPAPAVQEIPADPVVQAAPAQPEVQDPVPPVALDVKEDTPVPQSTAKEEKPSPAETVSIPDSAPETVPTPPPPTAEEREDTPPPQTVTPALVETTMQAAVSVPKKKRKMKDLNKKEAVGDLLDAFKEEQVVTPPEPEPAPAPAPAPETQPPAASPPAPEEADLTWEDKEDKLDAENIQPDPKSTDTDKKYQYKEEQWKPINTEEKKQYDREFLLGFQFISASMNKPEGLPAISDVVLDKANKTPLRQLDPSRLTGMNCGPDFTPSFANLGRPGMGGGGRGPPPGMGMGVGGQRRSQQMQRKEPRKIITSMSLSDDVQLNKAEKAWKPSTKKARARGAEEEDNDAENLKTQDLFKRVRSILNKLTPQKFQQLMKQVTELTIDTEERLKGVIDLTFEKAISEPDFSVAYANMCRCLMGLKVQTTDKPGATVNFRKLLLNRCQKEFEKDKDDDEIFEKKQKELEAASVAEEKQRLIDELQEAKDKARRRSLGNIKFIGELFKLKMLTEVIMHDCIVKLLKNHDEESLECLCRLLSTIGKDLDFEKAKPRMDQYFNQMEKIIKERKTSSRIRFMLQDVLDLRRNNWVPRRGDQGPKTIDQIHKDAELEEHREQMKVQQALISKKEPSGGPGGRMGGGGPGGRGGPHTPGRGAPPQDEGWNTVPISKNRPIDTSRLSKITKTPVLDFNNQLLAPGGKGTWGSWGKGSSGGTSAKPADTGAEPGGRPATSTLNRFSALQQPSSSSGSSLDSDRRVPQRNSSSRDRSDRFDRSDRGSDRFDRRDDRRDDRDRNRLQVTKRSFSRENEERSREREQRGSADPVRRVASMTDDRGSRERARSKENVKRETAATPPPPQTPTKPALTEEELNKKSTAIIEEYLHINDMKEALQCVQELSSTQLLYVFVRNGLESTLERSTIAREHMGLLLQQLIKNNILPTQQYFNGLQEILEVAEDMAIDIPHIWLYLAELITPMLHEGGIPMGELFREISKPLIPLGKAGVLLVQILTLLCKEMSHKKAGTMWREAGLRWKDFLPEDVDVNKFVTEKNVEFTLGDESEESKKKELSSAELTKQLDRLIHEKADNQRIFDWIEANLDEQQSSSNMFVRALMTCICQSAVICENPYKVDGEQIKQRAKVLQKYLKDEQKELQALYALQALMVQMEQPANLLRMFFDTLYDEDVIKEEAFYKWESSKDPAEQQGKGVALKSVTAFFTWLREAEDESDNS is encoded by the exons ATGAACCCAGCCCCTCAACAGCAGCAACCACCTCCTCAGCCTCCACAGCACATCCACACCAAGCGCGAACGGAAACAG ATCAGAATAAGAGACCCTAACCAAGGAGGTCGAGATATTACAGAGGAGATTATGTCAGGGGGCCGCAGTGGCTCTACCCCAACCCCACCACAG TCAGCCATATCGGGATCAGAAAGTACAGCTGTAGTCCAGGCCAACGGTGAGAGCGTCACAGCTGCTGCTACATCAGCAGTGGTTAGACCAG ATGACAGAGGGAAACCTACGCCCCCTCCTCTGTCAAAGACCCCTGAACTTGCGAAGGGCGACCACATCCCCACAGAGGCTACCTCCTCTGACACGAACACTAAGCCCCCCACACCCCCACTACTATCAGAAGCAGAGGACGTCCCTCTCAACACTAGCCCCACTCCTGCACCCAGTGCTCCTGTTGCAGATGTAATGGatgctcctccacctccaagGGAACCCACCCCGCCCCTCCCGTCAGCGCCTGAGGTGCCTGCCTACCCCGCACCTCTCCCTGACCCTGTCCCCACATCTGCTGCACAAGACAAAACAGACAAGAAATTCacagaggcaaaggaggaggaggaggtgaaagaGGAAGAGGCTGAAGCAGAAGAGGCAGCTGCCTCTTTGGACACGCCCCTTGCACCTCCCTCCACCACTAACGGTGTGGCAGAGGTGGAGCCAGAAAGGCTGTCAGTCCACTTGCCACCCAGTCACCTGGATGCTCCCCTGGAGTCTCCCATTGCACAGCCGGAGGAGCTCTGCCTCCCCAACGGCCTGCCGCTGCCAGCCCCTCAAGACCCCGAGGTGCCCGTCGCCTGTGCAACTGAGCGTGACGACAGCCCCATCGCTGAGCCTGAGATCAATGAGCAGCAGGTCATACAGACCTGCACAGCCATCACTCAGGCAGCGCCTACACCTGTTGTCCAAGCCACACCGGCACCTGTAGATCAGCCTGcacctgctcctgctcctgctcctgcacctgcacctgctCCTGCCCCCGCACCCGCTGTTCAGGAGATTCCTGCTGATCCAGTTGTCCAGGCAGCACCTGCCCAGCCTGAAGTACAGGACCCAGTTCCTCCAGTCGCCCTGGATGTTAAAGAAGATACCCCAGTGCCCCAGTCCACCGCCAAGGAAGAGAAGCCATCTCCTGCAGAGACGGTTTCCATACCTGACAGCGCCCCAGAAACAGTGCCCACTCCTCCCCCTCCCacagcagaggagagggaggacaCCCCTCCTCCCCAGACGGTTACCCCTGCCCTTGTAGAAACTACTATGCAAG CCGCTGTGTCTGTgccaaagaaaaagaggaagatgaaggaTCTGAACAAAAAGGAGGCTGTAGGAGACCTCCTGGATGCCTTTAAAGAG GAGCAAGTCGTGACTCCCCCGGAGCCCGAGCCGGCCCCGGCCCCTGCCCCAGCGCCAGAGACCCAGCCCcctgctgcttctcctcctGCCCCAGAGGAGGCGGACCTGACCTGGGAGGACAAGGAGGACAAGCTGGATGCTGAGAACATTCAGCCAGATCCCAAGTCGACTGACACTGACAAGAAGTACCAGTACAAAGAGG AACAATGGAAGCCGATCaacacagaggagaagaaaCAATACGACAGAGAGTTTCTTCTGGGCTTCCAGTTCATCTCAGCCAGTATGAACAAGCCTGAGGGTCTGCCAGCCATCAGTGATGTTGTCCTGGACAAG GCTAATAAGACCCCTCTGCGTCAACTGGACCCCAGTCGTCTAACAGGAATGAACTGTGGCCCTGACTTTACACCCTCCTTCGCCAACCTCGGCAGGCCTGGCATGGGAGGAGGCGGCAGAGGACCG CCTCCAGGTATGGGCATGGGCGTTGGCGGTCAACGTCGCTCTCAGCAAATGCAGAGGAAAGAGCCGAGGAAAATCATCACCAGCATGTCACTCAGCGATGACGTGCAGCTGAACAAAGCAGAGAAGGCTTGGAAACCTTCAACGAAAAAGGCTCGCGCTCGcggagcagaggaagaggacaaCGATGCAGAGAACCTTAAGACCCAGGATCTGTTTAAACGGGTTCGCAGTATCCTCAACAAACTGACCCCCCAAAAGTTTCAACAGCTAATGAAACAGGTGACGGAACTGACTATTGACACTGAGGAGAGATTGAAAGGAGTCATTGATCTTACTTTCGAAAAGGCCATCTCCGAGCCAGACTTTTCGGTGGCCTATGCCAACATGTGCCGCTGCCTTATGGGG CTTAAAGTCCAAACCACAGATAAGCCGGGAGCCACTGTGAATTTCCGCAAGCTGCTACTAAATCGATGCCAGAAGGAGTTTGAGAAGGATAAAGATGACGACGAGATCTttgagaagaagcagaaggagCTGGAGGCTGCCTCAGTG GCGGAGGAGAAGCAGCGGCTCATCGATGAGCTACAAGAGGCCAAAGACAAGGCCAGGAGGCGCTCACTGGGCAACATCAAGTTCATTGGCGAGCTGTTCAAGCTTAAAATGCTCACAGAGGTCATCATGCATGACTGCATTGTAAAGCTGCTCAAAAACCACGATGAAGAGTCCCTGGAGTGCCTGTGTAGACTGTTGTCCACCATCGGCAAGGACCTAGACTTCGAGAAGGCAaag CCTCGCATGGACCAGTACTTCAATCAGatggagaaaataataaagGAGAGGAAGACCTCCTCCCGTATCCGCTTCATGCTGCAGGATGTGCTGGACCTTCGACGG AACAACTGGGTGCCCCGGCGAGGCGACCAGGGCCCCAAGACCATCGACCAGATCCACAAAGACGCTGAGCTGGAGGAGCACAGGGAGCAAATGAAGGTGCAGCAAGCCCTCATCTCCAAGAAGGAGCCCAGTGGTGGCCCTGGAGGCAGGATGGGTGGAGGAGGTCCCGGGGGTCGTGGGGGCCCTCACACCCCAGGCCGTGGAGCTCCTCCCCAGGACGAGGGCTGGAATACAGTGCCTATCTCCAAGAACCGACCTATTGACACCTCTCGCCTTAGCAAAATCACTAAG ACTCCTGTTCTTGACTTCAACAATCAGTTGCTCGCCCCAGGAGGTAAAGGTACATGGGGGAGCTGGGGTAAGGGCAGCAGCGGTGGCACCAGTGCCAAACCTGCAGATACTG GTGCAGAGCCAGGCGGCCGTCCAGCCACCAGCACACTGAACAGATTTTCAGCCTTACAGCAGCCGTCGTCCTCTTCAGGCTCGTCCCTGGACTCAGACAGACGAGTTCCTCAGAG AAACAGCTCAAGTCGAGACCGCAGCGATCGCTTCGACCGCTCTGATCGTGGCAGCGACCGTTTTGACAGACGGGACGACCGGCGGGACGACCGTGACCGAAATCGGCTGCAGGTCACCAAGCGCAGCTTCAGCCGGGAGAACGAAGAGCGGAGCCGGGAGAGAGAGCAACGTGGGTCGGCTGATCCTGTACGCCGAGTAGCGAGCATGACGGACGACagaggcagcagagagagagccaGGAGCAAAGAGAATG TGAAACGGGAGACAGCTGccacccctccacctcctcagaCCCCCACCAAGCCTGCCTTGACCGAGGAAGAGCTGAACAAGAAGTCCACAGCCATTATCGAGGAGTACCTCCATATAAATGACATGAAG GAGGCTCTCCAGTGTGTGCAGGAGTTGAGCAGCACTCAGCTACTGTACGTGTTCGTACGAAACGGACTGGAGTCGACGCTGGAGCGCAGCACCATCGCCAGGGAGCACATGGGCCTGCTTCTGCAGCAGCTCATTAAGAACAACATCCTCCCCACACAGCAGTACTTTAATGG GCTTCAGGAAATCCTGGAGGTGGCTGAAGACATGGCGATAGACATCCCCCACATCTGGCTGTACCTGGCAGAGCTGATCACTCCCATGCTCCATGAGGGAGGCATCCCTATGGGAGAACTTTTCAG GGAGATTTCAAAGCCTTTAATTCCTCTGGGAAAAGCTGGAGTGCTGCTGGTCCAGATCCTCACTTTACTCTGCAAAGAAATG AGCCATAAAAAGGCGGGCACAATGTGGAGGGAGGCTGGCCTCCGGTGGAAAGACTTCCTCCCAGAGGATGTAGACGTCAACAAGTTTGTGACAGAAAAG AATGTGGAGTTCACACTGGGCGACGAGTCAGAGGAGAGCAAAAAGAAGGAACTGAGCTCTGCAGAGCTGACCAAACAGCTGGACAGACTGATCCATGAAAAGGCCGACAACCAGAGGATCTTTGACTGGATTGAG GCCAACCTCGACGAGCAGCAGAGCTCCTCCAACATGTTTGTCAGAGCTCTGATGACCTGCATCTGCCAGTCAGCCGTCATCT GTGAGAACCCCTACAAGGTGGACGGCGAGCAGATCAAGCAGAGGGCCAAGGTGCTGCAGAAATACCTGAAGGACGAACAGAAGGAGCTGCAGGCTCTGTATGccctgcaggccctgatggtgcaGATGGAGCAACCTGCCA ATCTCCTGCGGATGTTCTTTGACACCCTTTACGACGAGGACGTGATCAAAGAGGAGGCATTCTACAAGTGGGAGTCCAGCAAAGACCCCGCTGAGCAGCAGGGCAAGGGCGTGGCCCTCAAGTCCGTCACCGCCTTCTTCACTTGGCTCCGCGAGGCCGAGGACGAGTCGGACAACAGCTAG